Proteins from one Esox lucius isolate fEsoLuc1 chromosome 19, fEsoLuc1.pri, whole genome shotgun sequence genomic window:
- the mespbb gene encoding mesoderm posterior bb: MDISSPLFNSYGIGEQYHWSYPSSDSEFYNVSSPETCILSPSTCRDFSPSSLPQGTGSGPHRALHSGGAKASSSLSSSDEGGLSGERTRKSRSKNPSKQRQSASEKEKLRMRDLTKALHHLRTYLPPSVAPAGQTLTKIETLRLTIGYISHLSAQLGLGGESVFRRNGLNLNSSGHQVSPQQESAGQCQFNASFSGYCWGEEAQLGRHSNEQQTTHTVPSTYPLLKTTRADTQPRETDACAYDDAFNSSMDSLSESPGYIETTQSHQVCFLFCLS; encoded by the coding sequence ATGGACATTTCATCTCCTCTATTTAACAGCTACGGCATCGGTGAACAGTACCACTGGAGTTATCCCAGTTCAGACTCTGAGTTCTATAACGTCTCCTCCCCGGAGACCTGCATCCTCTCCCCGTCCACCTGCAGGGACTTCTCCCCGTCCTCTCTGCCTCAGGGGACTGGTTCAGGACCCCACAGAGCCTTGCACTCCGGTGGAGCTAAGGCGTCCTCTTCCCTGTCCTCCAGTGACGAAGGAGGACTATCTGGAGAGAGGACTAGGAAGAGCCGCTCCAAGAACCCCAGCAAGCAGAGGCAGAGTGCCAGCGAGAAGGAGAAGCTGAGGATGAGAGACCTGACCAAAGCCCTCCATCACCTCAGGACCTACCTGCCTCCCTCTGTGGCTCCGGCCGGACAGACTCTGACCAAGATCGAGACCCTGCGCCTCACCATCGGCTACATCTCCCATCTTTCGGCCCAGCTGGGGCTCGGTGGAGAGTCTGTGTTTCGGAGGAACGGGCTGAACCTGAACTCCTCCGGACACCAAGTGTCACCGCAGCAAGAATCCGCGGGGCAGTGCCAGTTTAACGCCTCCTTCTCAGGGTACTGCTGGGGAGAGGAGGCTCAGCTAGGGAGACATTCAAATGAGCAACAGACTACCCACACGGTTCCGTCCACGTACCCACTCCTCAAGACAACCAGGGCGGATACGCAGCCAAGGGAAACGGACGCGTGTGCATACGACGACGCCTTCAACTCAAGTATGGATTCTCTGTCGGAGTCGCCAGGCTACATAGAGACAACACAGTCTCATCAGGTGTGTTTCCTATTTTGTCTTTCGTAG